In Campylobacter vulpis, a genomic segment contains:
- the rpsU gene encoding 30S ribosomal protein S21, whose amino-acid sequence MPGIKVHPSESFDEAYRKFKKQVDRNLVVTEVRARRFFEPMTEIRKKQKISARKKMLKRLYMLRRYESRL is encoded by the coding sequence GTGCCGGGTATCAAGGTGCATCCTAGCGAGTCTTTTGATGAAGCGTATCGCAAATTCAAAAAACAAGTTGATAGAAATCTTGTTGTAACCGAAGTAAGAGCAAGAAGGTTTTTTGAGCCTATGACTGAAATTCGCAAAAAGCAAAAAATTTCAGCTCGTAAAAAAATGCTTAAGAGGCTTTATATGCTAAGACGCTACGAATCAAGACTTTAA
- the ccoG gene encoding cytochrome c oxidase accessory protein CcoG, with protein MQGHITHYTQKRYIWYLIATIIIFTLPFLRINNNHFFLLSFDHKKLHLFFTAFDTQEFYLMPFVLILLFLTIFFVTTLAGRIWCAWSCPQTIFRVIYRDIIQTKLLKIRKNINNKQKEYEGQFFKKFLGILLFYLISIVAVSNLLWYFIPPEDFFTYIQNPSEHLLLLGILFCASLFLTLDITYLAEKFCVYVCPYARIQSVMFDHDTMQVIYDEKRGGVIYDGKTKLYKKPPQGECIGCEACVSVCPTHIDIRAGMQLECINCLECADACSTIQNKFNRPSLINWTSAKAIQTREKVNYLRFRTIAYAGVLLIALIALFVMGSRKENMLLNINRSTELYSIKHKNNTLQITNAYTFLFQNTDSKPHEYYFEATLEGVENGVKILRPTKPFRLEAGAKDKKIIVLEALKELANDSQKDTIFSLKIKAYALDDPNIVVYRESIFVYPKNTLLKGKNDE; from the coding sequence ATGCAAGGACACATCACTCACTACACGCAAAAAAGATACATATGGTATCTTATCGCTACCATTATTATTTTTACCCTACCTTTCTTAAGAATTAATAATAATCACTTTTTTTTACTAAGTTTTGACCATAAAAAACTGCATTTATTTTTTACTGCTTTTGACACACAAGAATTTTATCTTATGCCCTTTGTGTTGATTTTGCTTTTTTTAACCATCTTTTTTGTTACAACTTTAGCAGGTAGAATTTGGTGTGCGTGGAGCTGTCCGCAAACTATATTTCGTGTGATTTATAGAGATATTATTCAAACAAAACTTTTAAAAATTCGCAAAAATATCAATAATAAACAAAAAGAATATGAGGGGCAATTTTTTAAAAAATTCTTAGGCATATTGCTTTTTTACCTTATTTCTATCGTGGCTGTAAGTAATTTATTGTGGTATTTTATACCTCCTGAAGATTTTTTTACCTATATACAAAATCCAAGTGAGCATTTACTTTTACTTGGAATTTTATTTTGTGCGTCCTTATTTTTAACCTTAGACATTACTTATTTGGCGGAAAAATTTTGCGTTTATGTTTGTCCTTATGCAAGAATTCAATCTGTAATGTTTGATCACGATACTATGCAAGTGATTTATGATGAAAAAAGAGGTGGTGTGATTTATGATGGGAAAACTAAGCTTTATAAAAAACCTCCTCAAGGTGAGTGCATAGGCTGTGAAGCCTGTGTGAGTGTGTGTCCTACGCACATTGACATTAGAGCGGGAATGCAGCTTGAGTGTATTAATTGTTTAGAATGTGCTGATGCTTGCTCCACCATACAAAATAAATTTAACCGACCGAGTTTAATTAATTGGACGAGTGCAAAGGCTATTCAAACGCGTGAAAAAGTAAATTATCTTAGATTTAGAACCATAGCTTATGCTGGAGTTTTGCTCATAGCTTTAATTGCACTTTTTGTGATGGGTTCTAGAAAAGAAAATATGCTTCTTAATATCAATAGAAGCACGGAACTTTATAGTATCAAACACAAAAATAACACTTTGCAAATTACAAACGCTTATACTTTTTTATTTCAAAATACGGACAGCAAGCCACATGAATATTATTTTGAAGCGACTTTAGAGGGAGTAGAAAATGGCGTTAAAATTCTAAGACCAACAAAACCTTTTAGACTAGAGGCTGGAGCAAAGGATAAAAAAATCATTGTTTTAGAGGCTCTTAAGGAGTTAGCCAACGATAGTCAAAAGGATACGATTTTTTCACTCAAAATCAAAGCTTATGCTCTTGATGATCCTAACATAGTTGTGTATAGAGAAAGCATTTTTGTTTATCCAAAAAACACTCTTTTAAAGGGAAAAAATGATGAATAA
- a CDS encoding TetR/AcrR family transcriptional regulator: MMNKRSKEPSAKVLARQEKIKGVALELFLTKGYTKTSLSDIIKISGGSYSNIYTAYKNKEGLFFEILNDVCKRHFELLNSKIKESESERLEDILYHFGLTYVAIFNQVQTITFGKIIYSQVYSEDKNLEEWIKNNEKNFAHNILVSCFKNQKEDYFKANAEKLATLFCTMLREPHHTLNILIDTKAMSKKEQKEHVNFVVELFLNGVKR, encoded by the coding sequence ATGATGAATAAAAGAAGTAAAGAACCATCAGCAAAAGTTCTAGCGAGACAGGAAAAAATCAAGGGTGTCGCCCTTGAACTTTTTCTAACCAAAGGCTACACAAAAACAAGCTTGAGTGATATTATTAAAATTTCTGGTGGGTCATATTCTAATATCTACACCGCTTATAAAAATAAAGAAGGTTTGTTTTTTGAAATCTTAAATGATGTTTGCAAAAGACATTTTGAGCTTTTAAATTCTAAAATTAAAGAAAGTGAAAGCGAAAGGCTCGAAGATATTCTCTATCATTTTGGCTTGACATATGTGGCGATTTTCAATCAAGTTCAAACTATAACTTTTGGCAAAATCATCTATTCTCAAGTTTATAGTGAAGATAAAAATTTAGAGGAGTGGATTAAAAATAATGAGAAAAATTTCGCCCACAATATACTTGTTTCTTGCTTTAAAAATCAAAAAGAAGATTATTTCAAAGCAAATGCGGAAAAGCTTGCAACCTTATTTTGCACGATGTTAAGAGAACCACATCACACTCTAAATATACTCATTGACACTAAGGCTATGAGCAAAAAAGAACAAAAAGAACATGTAAATTTTGTAGTTGAACTTTTTTTAAATGGGGTTAAAAGATAA
- a CDS encoding efflux RND transporter periplasmic adaptor subunit, translated as MNKFSKKTLIFLSAAVLFSACSKEEEQKRQMPPQPVSTIIAQSENIPLHFSYPAQLVSDYDAFIKPQVSGVIIEKFFEAGQKVKKGDKLFLIEPDKFEANVNMAYGKALNARANYENANKEFKRNKILIEKKAISQKEFDTSLANYNSSKANLTSARAELQNARIDLAYTEVKAPFDGMVGDALINIGTYVNASSTELVRITNLNPIYADFYISDTDKLKLKRNIDSGKWELDNLKANFKLNGIDVEGNLTFIDSVIDAKSGSVKAKAVFDNQNGTLLPGIFTTITSQGFIQKDGFKVPQIAILRNQEEIYVYTLVNGEVVKTPIKVVYQTNDYAVVSSGLKNGDKIIMNNFKKIRPGSKVSEMGSK; from the coding sequence ATGAATAAATTTAGCAAAAAAACTTTAATATTTTTAAGTGCCGCTGTGCTTTTTAGTGCTTGCTCTAAAGAGGAGGAGCAAAAAAGACAAATGCCCCCTCAACCCGTTAGCACCATAATAGCACAAAGTGAAAATATCCCTTTACATTTTAGTTATCCAGCACAGCTTGTAAGTGATTACGATGCTTTTATTAAACCGCAAGTTAGCGGAGTAATCATAGAAAAATTCTTTGAAGCTGGTCAAAAGGTAAAAAAAGGCGACAAGCTTTTTTTAATCGAGCCTGATAAATTTGAGGCAAATGTGAATATGGCTTATGGTAAAGCCTTAAATGCAAGGGCTAATTACGAAAATGCAAACAAAGAATTTAAAAGAAATAAAATCTTAATCGAAAAAAAGGCAATTTCCCAAAAAGAATTTGATACAAGCCTTGCAAATTACAATAGTTCCAAAGCAAATCTTACTAGCGCAAGAGCTGAACTTCAAAACGCAAGGATAGATTTAGCTTATACCGAAGTTAAAGCTCCCTTTGATGGTATGGTAGGTGATGCCTTAATTAATATAGGAACCTATGTAAATGCCAGCTCTACTGAACTTGTAAGGATTACCAATTTAAACCCTATTTATGCAGATTTTTACATTTCAGATACTGATAAATTAAAACTTAAACGCAATATTGATAGTGGTAAATGGGAACTTGATAATTTAAAGGCTAACTTTAAACTTAATGGAATTGATGTTGAAGGAAATTTAACTTTTATCGATTCTGTGATTGATGCAAAAAGCGGAAGTGTTAAGGCTAAAGCGGTATTTGATAATCAAAATGGCACTTTATTACCGGGAATTTTTACCACTATTACTTCACAAGGCTTTATACAAAAAGATGGCTTTAAAGTGCCTCAAATAGCGATTTTAAGAAATCAAGAGGAGATTTATGTCTATACTCTTGTTAATGGCGAGGTTGTTAAAACGCCTATTAAGGTTGTTTATCAAACAAATGATTATGCAGTGGTGAGCAGTGGCTTAAAAAATGGCGATAAGATTATTATGAATAATTTTAAGAAGATAAGACCAGGCTCTAAAGTCAGTGAAATGGGGAGCAAATAA